The genomic region TCGCAGATTCTCCACATGTTGAATGGCGATCAACGCAGATGAGAACAGGAGCAACTCCTGTTTATCGATCGACCAAGCACCGAAGCCTTTTTGAGTCCGTAACCAGTCATTTGTTTCCGCGACTTCATCAACTAATGAGTCTCTGTCCGAAGGCAGTAGGGAAAGGATGCCGAGAGAGGGTAATGTGTACGTTTTATCCATTCGGAGATCCCTTTTGCGAAAAGCTTCATTTAAGGCAATCACACGAGCACTTGCATCCGGGGTATCATCTCCAAGAACCAGTACCTGTGTTAACGCCTGCACACTGTTTCTGGAGGAGAACTCTGGCTTTAATTCGCCATAAAGTTGTTCCATGCGTGCCACACCAGACTCCACGTCGAGATCGGAGAGGGCTAACATGGCAGCGAAAATGTAGTCATCCTGTCCAGTGAGGAAGCGATGCTCTGCTTTCATGGCGTCGTAAAATGATTTAGCCCGCTCCACCGTAGGTTGAAACTGGTCAGGCGATACCTGAGTAGCGATCTGATAGGCGGCAATAACCAG from Paenibacillus sp. FSL R5-0341 harbors:
- a CDS encoding DUF4003 family protein, with protein sequence MQQHHAERVELFVSNTQIIKKSFKWQHAMMHRLAALLYAAENKTADGEAIRENHELIKQNTKLFSAFRGNSAISIATMLSLTTDENTKLADTLHVYDLMKEIKFRTSDYLVIAAYQIATQVSPDQFQPTVERAKSFYDAMKAEHRFLTGQDDYIFAAMLALSDLDVESGVARMEQLYGELKPEFSSRNSVQALTQVLVLGDDTPDASARVIALNEAFRKRDLRMDKTYTLPSLGILSLLPSDRDSLVDEVAETNDWLRTQKGFGAWSIDKQELLLFSSALIAIQHVENLRNGVLTTAISTSITNIIIAQQAALTAAAAASAAAASSSSSS